Part of the Armatimonadota bacterium genome is shown below.
GACAACATCTTCATAGTCAAGGACGGCGCCATCGCTACTCCGCCGACCTACGCCGGAATACTCGAGGGAATCACGCGAAACACGGTCATTCACCTCGCCCGAGAGATGGATCTGGACGTGGAGGAGAGGCTCTTCACACTTTTCGATGTCTACACGTGCGACGAGAGCTTCCTAACAGGAACGGCAGCCGAAGTCATCCCCATGGTGAAACTCGACGGACGCAGGATCGGTGACGGGCGGCCCGGACCCATCACCGAGCGGCTGACGGAAGCATTCCACCGGCTGACCAGCACAGAGGGCGTCCCGATCTGATGGCATCATCGCTCTGCGAGTCCTGCCGCGCGCGGGCCGCGGAGTTTTCGATCCGCAGGGTGGTCGGGGAGAGTCTCCGACAGGAGTTCCGACTCTGTGGGCGCTGTGCCGCCGACCGCGAGCGCGTTCGATTCGGCGAAAAGGGACTACTGCTCACCGATCTGCTCCACTACGCAACGAGTGAAGGTCCACTCGTGCACGACGAAACGCACCGAACAAAGGTTTGCCCCGGATGTGGAATGACTCAGGCCGAGGTCCGCGATTCGGGCACCGTGGGCTGCAGTATCTGCTATGTGGTGTTCGTTGATGTGGTGGACACACTGGTAGCAGACCTGCAGGGATCCGCCTCTCAAAACAAGCAGGCATGAGAACACAGGCATATCGGGCCAACGACATGACGCTTCCCGCTTGGGTCTGCTCCACCGGCCCGGCGGAAGACGTGGTACTGTCCACTCGCGCACGTCTTGCGCGAAACGTAGAGGGCATTCCCTTTCCACTCAGGGCCGGCGATGCCGAGCTAAAGCACGCCGCGGCCATGGTCTTGAAGGCCGTCCGCGAATCAGAGGGACGTTTCGGCAGACTGCGAGTCCTCGATCCCGGGAATATGCGCAGTCTCGAGCGCCAGAGCCTTGTGGACGCACACGTCGCAAGCAGGGAGCAGGTGAACGGAGGCAATCACCGACTGGTCGTCGTCAACGAGCCGGGCACGCTGAGCCTGATGGTGAACGAGGAGGACCATCTGAGGATTCAGTGCATTCTACCGGGGTTTCAGCCCATGACGGCACTGCACATGGCCCGCGAGTTCGATGCATTCCTGGCAGGGAAGATCAGGTACGCGCGTGCCGATAATTACGGATACCTGACCTCGTCCGTCGCCAACGTGGGCACTGGGCTCAGGCTGTCCGTGTTGCTGCACCTCGCCGGGCTCGGCTTTCTGGGCGAGGCGACGGACATTCTCACGGCCGCCGCCAAACTGAAGACGTCGGTTAGAGGACTCTTCGGCGAAGGCACCGATGCCATCGGACACGTGTACCAGGTTTCGAACGAGACAACGATCGGATTCTCGGAGAGAGAGATAGCATCGCGCGTGCGCGCGGCCGCCGATCACCTCATAGAGAGGGAACGAAAGGCGAGGCGCATTTTGGCCGACGCCGAGGAGTTTCGGCTTGCTGTCCAGGAGGCGGAGGACAAGCTCCTCGGCGCCCGAACTCTAACGGGCCGCGAAGCGATTCTGTGCATGTCCATCCTGCGCCTTGCGTCGGCTCTCGGGCTGACGACTAGCTTTCGACTCGCGGACTTCTGCGAGATGTTGGTGTCCATGCGGCTGGGAAACTTGCCCCGGCACAGAGACACGGGCAGCATCAACGAGGACATCCGGCGCGCGAAACTGATACGCGCGAGACTCGTGTCGAACAGAGAGGGCGCGCAGTTGGTGCTCCCAGTGGAAAGCTGAGAACCGATTCTCTCTTTCGGACGTCATAGTATGTAGGGGTTCACCGTGCTCCAGAGGCAGGGTATACTCATTTGACAGCAAGAAACCATTCCAGCGCAGAGGAGGGATAGCGATATGTGGCAGAGGTTTACCGAGCGAGCGCGCAGAGTCATTTTCTTCGCCCAGGAAGAAGCGGGAAATCTCGGCGAGAACTTCGTAACCACGGAGCACCTGCTTCTCGGCCTGGTGCGCGAGAACGACTGCGTGGCGGCCCGAATACTCGACCGGATGGGCGTGAGCCTGAACAGAATCAAATCCGAGGTAGAAGGGCAAGTCACCCGAGGCGAAGGACGTCTCGGCCAGGACATGCAGCTCACGCCGCGCGCCAAGCGGGTCATTGATCTGGCGTACGACGAAGCCCGACAGCTCAACAACAACTACATCGGCACGGAGCACCTGCTTCTCGGTCTGATACGAGAGGGAGAAGGCCTGGCTGCGCGAGTTCTCGGGAAGCTGGGCGTTGACCTCGAGAGAACGCGGCGCGAGGTGACCGGCCTTCAGGATACCGACACTACCACGCAGTCGGCACGAACCAGATCCCGTACGCCGACACTGGACGAGTTCGGCCGCGACCTCACCGACATGGCCCGGCAGGACAAGCTCGACCCTGTGGTCGGCAGACACACCGAGATCGAGCGCGTCATCCAGATACTGAGCCGAAGGACCAAGAACAACCCCGTGCTCATAGGAGAGCCCGGAGTCGGAAAGACGGCCATCGCGGAGGGACTGGCGCAGCGCATCACCTCCGGTGACATCCCTGAGATGCTAAAAGACAAGCGCATCGTCGCGCTGGACCTCGCAGGGGTAGTGGCAGGCACGAAGTACCGCGGCGAGTTCGAGGAACGCATGAAGCGCGTTATGGACGAGGTCCGCAAGGCGAGCGGCGAGGTGATACTGTTTATTGACGAGTTGCACACACTGGTCGGAGCGGGAGCAGCCGAGGGCGCGATTGACGCATCGAACATCATGAAGCCGGCTCTCGCTCGGGGCGAACTTCAGTGCATCGGCGCGACCACGATGGACGAGTTCAGGAAGTACATTGAGCGCGACGCGGCACTCGAGCGCCGGTTCCAGCCGGTTCAGGTCCGCGAACCCTCAGTCGAGGAAGCGATAGACATACTCAAGGGACTGAGAGATAGGTACGAGGCGCACCACAGCGTGAAGATAAGCGACGACGCGCTCATCGCCGCGGCACAGCTGGCTGACCGATACATCACGGACAGATGCCTCCCCGACAAGGCTATAGACCTGATCGACGAGGCGGCATCGAGGGTGCGGCTCCAGCGCGCGCTCCCGCCCGCCGATATCCGCGCCGCGAAGTCCGAGTTGCGCGACGTCTCGCAGGAACTCGAATCGCTGCCGAGCACCTATCAGTACGACCGCGCGATCGAACTTCAGGCTCAGGAGAGATACCTGACCGAGAAGATTCGCGACCTCGATCAGCAGTGGCACGACGGACAGGACAAATCCGAACCGGTGGTCACCGAGGATGAGATCGCGCACATAGTATTCAGTTGGACAGGCATACCGGTGTCACGCCTGGTGGAGGCGGAGACCGCGAAACTGCTCAACATGGAGCAGTCGCTGCACGAGCGGATAATCGGTCAGGACGAGCCGATCGAGGCCGTATCCCGGGCGATCCGCCGAGCGCGATCGGGCCTGAAGGATCCGAAGAGGCCGTCGGGTTCGTTCGTCTTCCTCGGCCCCACCGGCGTCGGCAAAACGGAGCTCGCCCGGGCGCTGGCATCTTTCCTGTTCAACAACGAAGACAACCTCATCCGCATTGATATGTCCGAGTACATGGAGCGGTTCGCGGTGTCGAGGCTCGTCGGAGCGCCTCCAGGATACGTCGGGTACGAAGAGGGCGGACAGCTCACGGAGGCGGTGCGCCGCCAGCCCTACTCCGTCGTACTGCTCGACGAGATCGAGAAAGCGCACCCCGAGGTGTTCAACATCCTCCTGCAGGTAATGGAGGACGGACGGTTGACCGACGCGCAAGGCAGGGTCGTGGACTTCAAGAACACAGTCATCATCATGACCTCGAACATCGGCGCGGCGCAGATAAGCGGCGGCGACGGCATAGGATTCCGGTCCGCCAAGAAGGTGGACGAGGACGCGCGAGCCTACGAGGGCATGAAGAACCGCGTGACCGAGGAGATGAAGAAGGTCTTCCGGCCGGAGTTCCTGAACCGAGTGGACGAGGTGATGGTGTTCCACTCGCTCACCGCCCAGCAGATTCTGGAAATCGTCATCCTGATGGTCAACAGAGTCCGCGAACAACTCAAGGCTCAGGGAATGGACCTCGAGTTGAGCGACGACGTGAAGGAAGTGCTGGCGAAGGAAGGCTTCGATCCGGCGTTCGGCGCGAGGCCGCTCAGGAGAGCTGTCCAGCGGGTGATCGAGGACCCGCTGAGCGAGCAGATCC
Proteins encoded:
- a CDS encoding aminotransferase class IV; this encodes DNIFIVKDGAIATPPTYAGILEGITRNTVIHLAREMDLDVEERLFTLFDVYTCDESFLTGTAAEVIPMVKLDGRRIGDGRPGPITERLTEAFHRLTSTEGVPI
- a CDS encoding ATP-dependent Clp protease ATP-binding subunit, which encodes MWQRFTERARRVIFFAQEEAGNLGENFVTTEHLLLGLVRENDCVAARILDRMGVSLNRIKSEVEGQVTRGEGRLGQDMQLTPRAKRVIDLAYDEARQLNNNYIGTEHLLLGLIREGEGLAARVLGKLGVDLERTRREVTGLQDTDTTTQSARTRSRTPTLDEFGRDLTDMARQDKLDPVVGRHTEIERVIQILSRRTKNNPVLIGEPGVGKTAIAEGLAQRITSGDIPEMLKDKRIVALDLAGVVAGTKYRGEFEERMKRVMDEVRKASGEVILFIDELHTLVGAGAAEGAIDASNIMKPALARGELQCIGATTMDEFRKYIERDAALERRFQPVQVREPSVEEAIDILKGLRDRYEAHHSVKISDDALIAAAQLADRYITDRCLPDKAIDLIDEAASRVRLQRALPPADIRAAKSELRDVSQELESLPSTYQYDRAIELQAQERYLTEKIRDLDQQWHDGQDKSEPVVTEDEIAHIVFSWTGIPVSRLVEAETAKLLNMEQSLHERIIGQDEPIEAVSRAIRRARSGLKDPKRPSGSFVFLGPTGVGKTELARALASFLFNNEDNLIRIDMSEYMERFAVSRLVGAPPGYVGYEEGGQLTEAVRRQPYSVVLLDEIEKAHPEVFNILLQVMEDGRLTDAQGRVVDFKNTVIIMTSNIGAAQISGGDGIGFRSAKKVDEDARAYEGMKNRVTEEMKKVFRPEFLNRVDEVMVFHSLTAQQILEIVILMVNRVREQLKAQGMDLELSDDVKEVLAKEGFDPAFGARPLRRAVQRVIEDPLSEQILLGRFADGDLIRADLEDGKVIFTKIEKIEPAAV